The proteins below come from a single Bombyx mori chromosome 7, ASM3026992v2 genomic window:
- the LOC119628747 gene encoding ATP-dependent DNA helicase pif1-like, whose amino-acid sequence MPRYYTWNASSKNFQRRKQGDAVPGYPDVRSTDALGRMYTVHPKNNECFYLRLLLVNVRGPTSFESLRTVNGVIFPTYRAACEELKLLENDSHWDTTIAEAIISASPSQIRTLFAIIISTCFPSNPCNLWHKYKDNMSEDILHQIRVSSRNHDIEMNEEIHNRALLLIEDMCYLMCGNLLIRLGMPAPYREMNDAFNRELEREREYDHQELDLVVQTNVPLLNYQQKEVYDTLMKAIDDENGGLYFLDAPGGTGKTFLMSLVLATVRARFNIAVAVASSGIAATLLEGCRTAHSAFKLPLNLQTIEEPTCNIAKHSAMAKVLAVSKIIIWDECTMAHKRALEALNRTLKDLRNDSRCFGGAMILLSGDFRQILPVIPRSTAADEINAYLKSSNLWRHVKKLQLTTNMRVTLLNDTSAEDFSEQLLTIEIISNYKNYEWMSERAILAAKNKDVDDLNYIIQNKIIGTMHSFKSIDCVTNEDEATNYPIEFLNSLDVPGLPPHNLRLKVGSVVIMLRNINQPKLCNGTRLVVRKLMNNVIYATIMIGKFKGEEVLIPRIPMISTDMPFEFKRLQFPIRLAFAMTINKSQGQSLKVCGLNLEHSCFSHGQLYVACSRVGRPSALFVFAPDNKTKNVVYHKVLK is encoded by the exons ATGCCACGTTATTATACTTGGAATGCTTCATCGAAGAATTTTCAAAGACGGAAGCAAGGCGATGCGGTTCCTGGGTATCCAGATGTGCGTTCTACTGATGCTCTTGGTCGTATGTATACAGTTCATCCAAAGAATAATGAATGTTTCTATTTGCGGTTGTTGCTGGTAAATGTGCGTGGGCCAACGTCATTTGAGTCACTACGAACTGTTAATGGTGTAATATTCCCAACATATCGTGCTGCATGTGAAGAATTGAAGTTATTAGAAAACGATAGTCATTGGGATACGACAATTGCTGAAGCCATTATCTCTGCATCTCCAAGTCAGATACGCACATTATTCGCTATCATAATTTCGACATGTTTTCCATCAAACCCATGTAACCTGTGGCACAAATACAAGGATAATATGTCAGAAGATATTTTACATCAAATTCGTGTCAGTTCCAGAAATCACGATATTGAGATGAATGAGGAGATACATAATCGTGCTTTACTCTTGATCGAAGATATGTGTTACCTCATGTGCGGTAATTTATTAATCAGGTTAGGAATGCCAGCACCATATCGTGAAATGAATGACGCATTTAATCGAGAATTGGAAAGGGAACGTGAATATGATCACCAGGAATTAGATTTAGTAGTTCAAACGAATGTACCCCTGTTGAATTACCAACAAAAGGAAGTTTATGATACTTTAATGAAGGCAATCGATGATGAAAATGGTGGTTTATATTTCCTAGATGCCCCTGGTGGAACTGGCAAGACATTCCTCATGTCATTAGTTTTAGCAACTGTTCGGGCGAGATTTAACATAGCGGTTGCAGTTGCTTCTTCTGGAATAGCAGCCACATTGTTAGAAGGATGCCGTACGGCTCATTCAGCATTCAAATTACCGTTAAATCTTCAAACTATTGAAGAACCAACGTGTAATATTGCAAAACACTCAGCAATGGCCAAAGTTTTAGCGGTATCGAAAATCATCATCTGGGACGAATGCACAATGGCGCATAAACGTGCATTAGAAGCACTTAACCGAACATTAAAAGATTTACGCAATGACTCGAGATGTTTTGGAGGAGCAATGATTTTACTTTCTGGCGATTTCCGCCAAATACTGCCAGTAATTCCAAGATCTACGGCTGCCGACGAAATAAACGCTTACCTCAAATCGTCAAATCTATGGCGCCATGTGAAGAAACTGCAACTGACAACAAACATGAGAGTTACATTGCTTAATGATACATCTGCTGAAGATTTCTCGGAGCAATTGCTGACTATCG AAATTATTTCTAACTACAAAAATTATGAATGGATGAGTGAGCGAGCAATTTTAGCGGCTAAGAATAAAGATGTAGATGACCTAAACTACATAATTCAAAATAAGATCATTGGAACAATGCATTCATTCAAATCTATTGACTGCGTCACAAATGAAGATGAAGCCACCAACTATCcaattgaatttttaaactcTTTGGACGTGCCTGGCTTACCACCGCACAATTTACGCCTAAAGGTTGGCTCCGTAGTAATCATGCTTCGAAACATAAACCAACCAAAACTGTGCAACGGTACGCGTTTGGTGGTTAGAAAATTGATGAACAATGTAATTTACGCTACGATAATGATAGGAAAATTCAAAGGTGAGGAAGTTCTCATTCCGAGGATACCGATGATCTCAACCGATATGCCGTTTGAATTTAAAAGACTTCAATTTCCGATACGTCTTGCATTTGCCATGACCATCAACAAATCACAAGGCCAATCCTTAAAAGTTTGTGGTTTAAATCTAGAACATTCATGTTTTTCCCATGGTCAATTATACGTGGCATGTTCACGGGTCGGAAGACCATCTGCGTTGTTTGTTTTTGCGCctgataataaaacaaaaaatgtcgTGTATCACAAGGTACTTAAATGA
- the LOC134199108 gene encoding uncharacterized protein LOC134199108: MNVFGLLNNRMNLLRKSLEAMTVPINIIGKNEVAPKVRLVRNAFRYYSNLLDNLDSVNHCVQYSLSVTLLLKFPKAVLLCYDSIKTYFVKIDNNFAMDIVDPTEIILSIVVMSFPAMLCEMITNEVEKIKAILTKHLIQCSDNSLRFELNITLLYICHRPFKYILWRAIPLDTSVPIGIVSLIITYVIVLIQLLHFSTYGFKQIPLYTKRLTVTCLCHVPKIICYVYFVITVIYKSKFSGYNLVPLFDMILACMAVTAPAVFAELTKNTVDKIKKILGSQLLRCSDESLRYELEITLEYVIQRPFSFSIWRAVSLDASLPVAMTSLCITYVIVILQLTQLRP, translated from the exons ATGAATGTTTTTGGGCTGTTGAACAATCGTATGAATCTACTAAGGAAATCCCTGGAAGCTATGACTGTGCCCATAAATATAATTGGAAAAAACGAAGTTGCTCCAAAAGTCAGACTAGTCCGGAATGCATTTCGCTATTAcagcaatcttctagataatctaGACAGCGTCAACCATTGCGTTCAATATTCG CTTTCAGTAACgcttttattgaaatttccaaAAGCTGTTCTGCTGTGCTACGATTCAATAAAAACTTACTTTGTCAAG ATCGATAACAATTTCGCGATGGACATCGTAGATCCCACGGAAATTATATTAAGCATCGTAGTAATGTCGTTTCCAGCTATGCTCTGCGAAATGATAACGAATGAGGTTGAAAAAATCAAAGCTATTTTAACAAAGCATCTGATACAATGTTCTG ATAATTCCCTTCGCTTCGAACTGAATATCACTTTGCTGTACATCTGCCACCGTCCTTTCAAGTACATCCTCTGGAGGGCCATTCCCTTGGACACTTCAGTCCCTATCGGCATCGTTAGCTTAATCATCACCTACGTTATTGTCTTGATTCAACTTTTACATTTCTCGACTTA TGGCTTCAAGCAAATACCATTGTACACTAAGCGA TTAACCGTCACTTGCCTATGTCACGTTCCGAAAATAATATGCTACGTTTATTTTGTCATCACCGTGATTTACAAATCG AAATTTTCCGGCTATAATCTGGTACCATTGTTCGATATGATCCTGGCTTGCATGGCCGTCACGGCGCCGGCGGTTTTCGCAGAACTGACCAAGAACACGGTAGATAAAATCAAGAAGATCCTTGGTTCGCAACTACTTAGATGTTCAG ACGAATCGCTTCGCTACGAATTGGAGATTACTCTTGAATATGTAATTCAACGTCCATTTTCGTTTAGCATCTGGCGAGCTGTCTCTCTAGACGCGTCTCTTCCTGTCGCCATGACAAGCTTGTGCATCACATATGTAATCGTTATTCTACAGCTCACTCAGTTAAGACCCTAA